One Phaseolus vulgaris cultivar G19833 chromosome 2, P. vulgaris v2.0, whole genome shotgun sequence DNA window includes the following coding sequences:
- the LOC137811109 gene encoding probable LRR receptor-like serine/threonine-protein kinase At3g47570 → MNQMNTFVLLFPSFCSVACLPMLVLFIINSLLCVPSTAASILGNQTDHLVLLKFKDSISNDPYKIIASWNSSIHFCKWPGVTCNSTNQRVIELNLEGKQLQGLIPPHIGNLSFLTRLNLGNNSFYGKIPQELGRLLQLQNLSLTNNSLNGEIPTNLTRCSKLRELHLFGNNLIGKIPMEIGYLQRLQELTLAVNNLTGAIPSSIGNLSSLVSLSIGVNYLEGNIPQEICLLQNLSLMSLHVNKLIGTFPSCLFNMSSLTIISAADNQFSGSLPPNMFHTLPNLREFLVGGNHISSSIPTSIANASVLQTLDVGTNHLVGQIPSLGKLKKLWFLSLYSNNLGDNTTKDLEFLKSLANCSELEVVSISYNNFGGSLPSFMGNLSTKLSQLYLGGNHISGKIPPELGNLVNLTILTMEINHFEGIVPATFGKFQKLQKLEMSRNKLTGDIPDFIGNLTQLYYLGMAENMLEGKIPPSIGNCKNLQYLNLWKNNLGGSIPLEVFSLFSLTNLLDLSQNSLSGRLPVEVGRLKNLGKMSVAENNLSGEIPETIGDCISLEYLCLQGNSFHGAIPSSLASLKGLRVLDMSRNLLTGSIPKDLQKFSFLEYFNVSFNMLEGEVPLEGVFQNASELTVVGNNKLCGGVSQLHLAPCPVKSKKPEKHLNFVWIVVMIVSAVFFLLVLPFFISIYRVRIRNHKKPSSDLPTIDQMQKVSYQNLHQGTDGFSVKNLIGSGNFGSVYKGTIEIEGDKNVVAIKVVKLQQKGASKSFIAECNALKSIRHRNLVKTLTCCSSIDHRGQDFKALVFEYMTNGSLERWLHPEIEVAKQPARSLNLDQRLSIIIDVASAFHYLHYECGQAIIHCDLKPNNVLLDDCLVAHVSDFGLARRLTTFAVSPKQTSTIEIKGTIGYAPPEYGMGSKVSIEGDVYSFGILVLEMLTGRRPIDEMFEDGLNLHNYVKISIPNHLPQIVDPTILPMGLKVAANNQNLPPMHPIVEKCLLSLFRIALACSRESPKERMSMVDVISELHLIKSSFSS, encoded by the exons ATGAACCAAATGAACACTTTTGTTCTCCTGTTTCCTTCCTTTTGTTCTGTAGCATGTCTTCCCATGCTTGTCCTCTTTATTATCAACTCTCTCTTGTGTGTCCCAAGCACAGCTGCCTCCATATTAGGAAACCAGACCGACCATTTGGTGTTGCTCAAATTTAAGGATTCAATATCAAATGACCCTTATAAAATCATTGCATCTTGGAATAGTTCCATCCATTTTTGCAAGTGGCCTGGAGTTACATGCAATTCCACGAATCAAAGAGTTATAGAGTTAAACCTAGAAGGAAAACAGTTGCAAGGTCTCATACCACCCCATATAGGCAATCTCTCTTTCCTAACCAGGCTTAACCTTGGAAACAACAGCTTTTATGGAAAAATTCCACAAGAACTGGGTCGGTTGTTACAGTTACAAAACTTATCGCTCACCAATAACTCTTTGAATGGAGAAATACCTACAAACTTGACAAGATGTTCTAAGCTTAGAGAGTTACACTTGTTTGGTAACAATTTGATTGGTAAAATACCAATGGAAATTGGCTACCTGCAAAGGCTTCAAGAATTGACCTTGGCAGTAAACAATCTAACAGGAGCAATCCCATCTTCCATAGGGAATCTTTCATCTCTCGTTTCTCTCTCAATCGGTGTCAATTACTTGGAGGGAAATATTCCACAAGAAATTTGTCTCCTCCAAAACTTGTCATTGATGTCATTGCATGTCAACAAGCTGATAGGTACATTTCCTTCTTGTCTTTTCAATATGTCATCTCTTACCATTATCTCAGCTGCAGACAATCAATTTAGTGGCTCCCTTCCACCAAACATGTTCCACACCCTCCCTAATCTCCGAGAATTCCTTGTTGGTGGGAATCATATCTCAAGTTCAATCCCAACTTCCATTGCAAATGCATCTGTCCTCCAAACACTTGATGTTGGTACAAATCATTTAGTGGGCCAAATTCCTAGTCTAGGAAAGCTGAAAAAGCTTTGGTTCCTTAGTCTGTACAGCAACAACTTAGGTGACAATACGACGAAGGACTTGGAGTTTTTAAAATCCTTAGCCAATTGTAGCGAGTTGGAAGTGGTTTCTATTTCCTATAATAATTTTGGAGGTAGTTTGCCAAGTTTTATGGGAAATTTATCCACCAAGCTTAGTCAATTATATCTTGGGGGTAATCACATATCAGGAAAAATTCCTCCAGAATTAGGCAATCTAGTTAACTTAACTATCTTGACAATGGAAATTAACCACTTTGAAGGGATTGTTCCAGCCACTTTTGGGAAGTTCCAGAAGCTACAAAAGTTGGAGATGAGTAGAAACAAGTTGACAGGAGACATTCCAGATTTTATTGGCAACCTCACTCAGTTGTATTATTTGGGCATGGCAGAAAACATGTTAGAAGGAAAGATTCCTCCAAGTATAGGAAACTGTAAAAATTTACAATACCTTAACCTTTGGAAAAACAACCTTGGAGGAAGCATACCCTTAGAGGTTTTTAGTCTTTTCTCTTTAACAAACTTACTGGATTTGTCACAAAATTCACTGAGTGGCAGGCTTCCTGTTGAAGTTGGCCGCTTAAAAAATCTCGGGAAGATGAGTGTGGCTGAAAATAATTTGTCTGGTGAAATTCCTGAAACCATTGGAGACTGCATAAGCTTGGAGTACCTTTGTCTGCAAGGAAATTCCTTTCATGGAGCCATACCTTCCTCTTTGGCTTCACTCAAAGGTCTTCGAGTATTAGACATGTCACGAAATCTTCTGACTGGATCAATTCCTAAGGATCTACAAAAATTTTCTTTCTTAGAATACTTCAATGTATCTTTTAACATGTTGGAGGGTGAAGTACCACTGGAAGGTGTCTTTCAAAATGCAAGTGAGTTAACCGTGGTTGGGAACAATAAGCTTTGTGGGGGTGTTTCACAGTTGCATCTAGCACCGTGTCCTGTCAAAAGTAAGAAACCTGAAAAACACTTGAATTTTGTTTGGATCGTAGTGATGATAGTTAGTGCGGTTTTTTTTCTTCTCGTTCTGCCATTTTTCATATCTATCTACCGGGTGAGGATAAGAAACCACAAAAAACCATCGTCTGATTTGCCAACAATTGACCAAATGCAAAAGGTTTCATACCAAAACCTACATCAAGGAACCGATGGGTTTTCAGTAAAAAACTTGATAGGATCTGGAAATTTTGGATCCGTCTACAAAGGGACTATTGAGATAGAAGGAGACAAAAATGTTGTTGCCATAAAGGTTGTAAAGCTTCAACAGAAGGGAGCTTCAAAGAGTTTCATTGCTGAATGTAATGCCTTGAAAAGTATTAGGCATCGAAACTTGGTCAAAACTTTAACGTGTTGTTCTAGCATAGATCACAGAGGCCAAGACTTCAAAGCTCTTGTTTTTGAGTACATGACAAATGGAAGTCTAGAAAGATGGTTGCATCCAGAAATAGAAGTTGCAAAGCAGCCTGCTAGATCATTGAACCTTGACCAAAGATTAAGTATTATCATTGATGTTGCTTCTGCTTTTCACTATCTTCATTACGAATGTGGGCAAGCCATTATTCACTGTGATTTGAAGCCAAATAATGTTCTTCTCGATGATTGCTTGGTAGCTCATGTAAGCGACTTTGGTTTAGCTAGAAGACTCACAACTTTTGCAGTTTCTCCAAAACAAACTAGCACTATTGAAATAAAGGGCACAATTGGTTATGCTCCTCCAG AATATGGAATGGGATCAAAGGTGTCTATAGAAGGCGACGTGTACAGCTTTGGAATTCTTGTTTTGGAAATGTTAACTGGGAGAAGACCAATAGATGAAATGTTTGAAGATGGTCTTAATCTCCATAACTACGTCAAAATTTCAATTCCAAACCACCTTCCCCAGATTGTGGACCCAACTATTCTTCCAATGGGATTAAAGGTGGCTGCTAATAACCAAAATCTTCCCCCAATGCATCCTATAGTAGAGAAATGCTTACTATCACTTTTTAGGATTGCACTTGCTTGTTCAAGGGAGTCGCCAAAAGAAAGAATGAGCATGGTTGATGTAATTAGCGAGCTCCATTTGATCAAAAGTTCCTTTTCATCATGA